A DNA window from Arachis hypogaea cultivar Tifrunner chromosome 18, arahy.Tifrunner.gnm2.J5K5, whole genome shotgun sequence contains the following coding sequences:
- the LOC112769169 gene encoding glutelin type-A 1 produces MDLDLSPQLPKKLYGGNGGSYYAWSSSELPMLRQGNIGAAKLALEKNGFALPRYSDSSKVAYVLQGSGVAGIVLPEKEEKVVAIKKGDALALPFGVVTWWYNKEDPELVVLFLGDTSKAHKAGEFTDFFLTGSNGIFTGFSTEFVGRAWDLEEKDVKTLVGKQSENGIVKLDGSISLPEPKPDHRKGMALNCEEAPLDVDIKGGGRVVVLNTNNLPLVGEVGLGADLVRLDGSAMCSPGFSCDSALQVTYIVRGSGRVQVVGVDGKRVLETTVKAGNLFIVPRFFVVSKIADPDGMEWFSIITTPNPIFTHLAGSSSVWKALSPTVLQAAFNVDSGVEQLFRSKRTADAIFFPPPK; encoded by the exons atGGACCTTGATCTCTCTCCACAGCTGCCGAAGAAGCTTTACGGCGGAAACGGTGGATCCTACTACGCATGGTCCTCATCGGAGCTCCCCATGCTCCGCCAAGGCAACATTGGCGCCGCCAAGCTCGCTCTCGAGAAGAATGGCTTCGCCCTCCCTCGCTACTCTGATTCTTCCAAAGTCGCTTACGTTCTCCAAG GGAGTGGAGTTGCTGGAATAGTGCTCcctgaaaaagaagagaaggttGTTGCAATCAAGAAGGGTGATGCCTTGGCACTCCCCTTTGGTGTTGTGACATGGTGGTATAACAAGGAAGATCCTGAGCTTGTTGTTCTGTTCTTGGGTGACACCTCAAAGGCTCACAAGGCTGGTGAATTCACTGACTTCTTTCTCACTGGTTCTAATGGAATCTTCACCGGATTTTCCACTGAGTTTGTTGGCAGGGCTTGGGATTTGGAAGAGAAGGATGTCAAGACCCTTGTTGGGAAACAATCAGAGAATGGGATCGTGAAGCTGGATGGGAGTATAAGCCTTCCTGAGCCTAAACCCGATCACCGGAAGGGAATGGCCTTGAACTGTGAAGAGGCTCCACTTGATGTTGACATCAAGGGTGGAGGAAGGGTTGTGGTCTTGAACACCAATAATCTCCCCTTGGTTGGTGAGGTTGGCCTTGGTGCTGACCTTGTGAGGTTGGATGGAAGCGCCATGTGCTCCCCCGGATTTTCTTGCGACTCGGCTCTGCAGGTTACTTATATTGTCAGAGGGAGCGGCCGGGTTCAGGTTGTTGGTGTCGATGGCAAGAGGGTTTTGGAGACCACTGTGAAGGCTGGCAATTTGTTTATTGTGCCAAGGTTCTTTGTGGTCTCAAAGATTGCTGATCCTGATGGAATGGAATGGTTCTCCATCATCACCACCCCTAA TCCTATATTCACCCACTTGGCTGGTAGTTCTTCGGTGTGGAAGGCTCTGTCGCCGACTGTTCTGCAGGCTGCTTTCAATGTGGATTCAGGAGTAGAGCAACTCTTCCGTTCAAAGAGGACCGCTGATGCCATTTTCTTCCCTCCGCCAAAGTAG
- the LOC112771739 gene encoding uncharacterized protein yields the protein MMKGMELLCSSSASTAIASSVHPRSKRYSHCSSQLPIIPKKKIRRSSSSDDHKLRRKSSVKKLYGQHCSYADDSPTRYLLIDDTTPMDACNFIMNKQDDTAVVATTHDQVVVLRVSLHCKACEGKLRKHISKMEGVKSFNIDMEAKKVTIMGHVTPLGVLASLSKVKKNAQLWPSPTSSLI from the exons ATGATGAAGGGAATGGAGTTGTTGTGTTCTTCCTCTGCATCCACAGCCATAGCCTCTAGTGTGCACCCTCGTTCCAAAAGGTACAGCCATTGCTCATCACAATTGCCAATCATTCCTAAGAAGAAGATCAGAAGGAGCTCATCATCAGATGATCATAAGCTACGTAGAAAAAGCTCTGTTAAGAAACTGTACGGTCAGCATTGCTCTTATGCTGATGATTCACCCACAAGATATCTACTCATTGATGACACCACACCAATGGATGCTTGCAACTTCATCATGAACAAACAAGATGATACTGCAGTCGTTGCTACCACGCATGACCAG GTTGTGGTTTTGAGGGTGTCATTGCACTGCAAGGCATGTGAAGGAAAACTTAGAAAACACATCTCAAAAATGGAAG GAGTGAAATCATTTAACATAGACATGGAGGCAAAGAAAGTAACAATCATGGGACACGTGACGCCGTTAGGAGTTCTGGCAAGTCTCTCCAAGGTCAAGAAGAATGCACAGCTGTGGCCATCTCCAACATCATCATTAATATGA